One Deltaproteobacteria bacterium DNA window includes the following coding sequences:
- a CDS encoding NHLP leader peptide family RiPP precursor produces the protein MDWQSFAETPLQSAEDMRRQITDRAVVDDDFRSLLVTNPKQAISQELGVDLPEDIDVVVHESNAQTLHLSLPVTEIGEEQLEAIAAGRCCC, from the coding sequence GATGGATTGGCAGTCATTTGCGGAAACTCCGCTACAGTCGGCCGAGGACATGCGTCGCCAGATTACCGACAGAGCGGTGGTCGACGACGACTTCCGAAGCCTTTTGGTCACGAACCCAAAGCAAGCCATCTCCCAAGAGTTGGGCGTCGATCTTCCGGAAGACATCGATGTGGTGGTCCACGAGAGCAACGCGCAGACTCTCCATTTGTCCCTTCCGGTCACCGAGATCGGAGAAGAGCAGCTTGAGGCCATCGCTGCGGGGCGTTGCTGCTGCTGA